A DNA window from Schistocerca gregaria isolate iqSchGreg1 chromosome 2, iqSchGreg1.2, whole genome shotgun sequence contains the following coding sequences:
- the LOC126327073 gene encoding uncharacterized protein LOC126327073 has translation MASKLLIFLAFGLAVQSTAAAPAPGISDWFTEVGNFFENIFNVQKNLTQHAAENAEKIWQDIVESAEQDAKEVGSWIQNAYNETTAAWNSIQEKLQASAQKAIVSAQQAIVSAGQQMSQEAAEWVQEASTNLLNAVNAISTKTQENFEQAMEFVERGEAALEQLQKAQTDATSQVIQGITNSIQQSLQNVQSLLNKASAEVNKNSN, from the exons AGCACTGCGGCTGCACCAGCGCCTGGTATCAGCGACTGGTTTACTGAAGTGGGCAACTTCTTCGAGAACATCTTCAACGTCCAGAAGAACTTAACCCAGCATGCCGCGGAGAACGCCGAGAAGATCTGGCAGGACATAGTGGAAAGTGCTGAGCAAGACGCGAAGGAAGTCGGTTCTTGGATACAGAACGCCTACAACGAAACAACTGCCGCCTGGAACAGCATTCAG GAGAAACTTCAGGCATCCGCACAGAAGGCCATAGTTTCCGCACAG CAAGCGATTGTCTCAGCCGGACAGCAAATGTCACAAGAGGCGGCCGAGTGGGTCCAGGAAGCCTCCACTAATCTGCTGAATGCGGTGAACGCAATCTCGACCAAGACCCAAGAGAACTTTGAGCAGGCTATGGAGTTCGTGGAGCGCGGAGAGGCGGCGCTGGAACAACTCCAGAAGGCACAGACCGACGCCACCAGCCAAgtcatccagggcatcacgaattCCATCCAGCAG AGTCTGCAAAACGTCCAGTCTCTGCTCAACAAGGCTTCAGCGGAGGTCAACAAGAACAGCAACTAA